The Devosia sp. SD17-2 genome includes a region encoding these proteins:
- the treY gene encoding malto-oligosyltrehalose synthase, with protein sequence MREGVTFSSVEQQLGYLVDLGISHLYLSPIFAAAEGSTHGYDIIDPTVIEPALGGSEGFEKLARAAHEVGLGVILDIVPNHTAFTPENPWLQDVLRRGPDSPFAAYFDIDWTAGPLVLPFLPEPFEVMLSRGDFCVRDGKWCFGPTEIPLAAGHEKYSGDVNGLAALHEMQHWRLRHWELERDGITHRRFFNITSLIGMRIEVPEVFEATHKGVVELVEAGLVDGLRIDHVDGLADPKAYLDQLASVLPGTPVWVEKILMGAERLDPQWKTVGTTGYEAAGLITQLLTDGAGLEAIDLHWRAYTGISADFPASLEAAKLDILSNELAAELHQLSMMARACLTNDPNVEPGPEGLREAVTQLLLGMPRYRTYLDGSPATADARDILDRIVALASARIRSTRIVERLVQHLIEPAGEADRTFARRFQQVSGALLAKAQEDTAGFRWTRYLAENEVGAEPENPTIIDEDASSFLASRRASEMSLTSSHDTKRSEDSRARLIAISHAPEAFWSLVEAADPLAPEMLSHRWRWYIVQSALALWGTEVETIKQRLRQHNQKAMREAKLESFWTRPDPEAEAAADGFSDRLCDQWKETEPAALQQLVETGEALSLAQLALKCLMPGFPDIYRGAEGSFFALTDPDNRLPFDRAALAAIEEADGFGAEKLRLTRVLLALRQEEALFVQNATAEVHQESGTILRRVWGERNLTVTIGSAATGASIWRGTGKLALNIAWV encoded by the coding sequence ATGCGGGAGGGTGTTACGTTTTCCAGTGTCGAACAGCAGCTTGGCTATCTCGTCGACCTCGGCATCTCCCACCTTTATCTGTCCCCGATCTTCGCCGCGGCAGAAGGTTCTACCCACGGCTACGACATAATCGACCCGACTGTGATTGAACCCGCGCTCGGCGGAAGCGAGGGTTTTGAGAAACTGGCCCGCGCTGCGCACGAAGTGGGGCTGGGCGTTATTCTCGACATTGTCCCCAACCACACCGCATTCACCCCGGAAAATCCCTGGCTGCAGGATGTCCTGCGGCGTGGACCAGACAGTCCGTTTGCCGCCTATTTCGATATTGACTGGACCGCAGGCCCGCTTGTTCTGCCGTTTCTTCCAGAGCCGTTCGAGGTCATGCTGTCGCGTGGCGACTTTTGCGTGCGGGACGGCAAATGGTGTTTTGGACCAACTGAAATCCCATTGGCTGCGGGTCATGAGAAATATTCTGGAGACGTCAACGGCCTTGCCGCTCTGCATGAGATGCAGCATTGGCGCCTCCGCCATTGGGAACTTGAGCGAGACGGGATTACGCATCGGCGATTTTTCAATATCACCTCCCTAATCGGGATGCGCATTGAAGTTCCGGAGGTTTTCGAGGCGACCCATAAGGGGGTGGTGGAACTGGTCGAAGCCGGCCTCGTGGACGGTCTGCGTATCGATCACGTCGACGGACTGGCAGACCCCAAAGCCTATCTCGACCAATTGGCCAGCGTCCTGCCCGGGACACCCGTCTGGGTGGAGAAAATCCTTATGGGAGCCGAAAGGCTCGACCCGCAGTGGAAGACCGTTGGCACTACGGGATATGAAGCTGCAGGCTTGATCACGCAACTGCTGACAGACGGGGCCGGCCTCGAGGCAATCGATTTGCATTGGCGCGCCTATACAGGGATCAGCGCGGATTTTCCGGCGTCGCTGGAAGCTGCCAAACTCGATATCCTATCCAATGAACTGGCGGCGGAACTGCACCAACTGTCGATGATGGCGCGTGCTTGTCTGACGAATGATCCAAATGTCGAGCCTGGCCCAGAGGGGCTGCGCGAGGCGGTGACCCAGTTACTGTTGGGCATGCCGCGCTACCGCACATATCTCGATGGCTCGCCGGCCACCGCTGATGCACGCGACATACTGGACCGGATCGTCGCTCTCGCCAGTGCCCGAATTCGCTCCACCCGTATAGTTGAACGCCTCGTCCAGCATCTCATCGAGCCAGCCGGCGAGGCAGACCGGACCTTTGCGAGGCGCTTCCAGCAGGTGTCGGGAGCCCTATTGGCAAAGGCACAGGAAGATACGGCCGGCTTTCGATGGACACGCTATCTGGCCGAAAACGAGGTCGGTGCGGAACCCGAAAACCCGACCATAATCGATGAGGATGCCAGTTCATTTCTGGCGAGCCGTCGGGCGAGCGAGATGTCCCTGACGTCGTCGCACGACACGAAACGATCCGAAGACAGTCGGGCGCGGCTTATCGCCATCAGTCATGCTCCGGAGGCGTTCTGGTCGCTGGTCGAGGCAGCAGATCCGCTGGCGCCCGAGATGCTGTCCCACCGGTGGCGGTGGTATATCGTCCAGTCTGCCTTGGCCCTATGGGGAACCGAGGTGGAAACAATCAAGCAGCGGCTTCGCCAGCACAATCAGAAGGCAATGCGTGAGGCAAAGCTCGAAAGCTTCTGGACGAGGCCCGATCCAGAGGCCGAAGCTGCGGCCGACGGTTTTTCCGACAGGCTATGCGACCAGTGGAAAGAGACCGAGCCAGCAGCGCTACAGCAACTGGTCGAAACGGGAGAGGCACTCTCCCTTGCCCAGCTTGCGCTCAAGTGTTTGATGCCCGGGTTTCCCGACATCTATAGAGGTGCTGAAGGCTCCTTTTTTGCGCTCACGGACCCGGACAATCGTCTGCCTTTTGACCGGGCTGCGCTGGCAGCTATCGAAGAGGCTGACGGCTTTGGGGCCGAGAAGCTGAGGCTCACGCGTGTTCTGCTGGCCTTGCGCCAGGAGGAGGCATTGTTCGTTCAAAATGCCACTGCAGAAGTTCACCAGGAGAGCGGCACAATCCTCCGGCGGGTTTGGGGTGAGCGTAACCTTACGGTGACCATTGGCAGCGCTGCCACCGGCGCTTCGATATGGAGGGGAACCGGGAAATTGGCCCTCAACATTGCCTGGGTTTGA
- a CDS encoding ferritin-like domain-containing protein — protein sequence MTVTAQDLFITGLKNAHAMENQALSILKPQAERIENYPEIEAKIRDHIAETEGQIGRLERVLDTLGEDKSTLKDLALSLAGTMASVGHTVAPDEILKNSMANFAFENFEIAAYKSLITLAEASGNGAAMSELEAILHEEMAMAEWLYDNIEMVTLKFASLKEAGETAKK from the coding sequence ATGACCGTAACAGCCCAAGATCTCTTCATCACCGGCCTCAAGAATGCTCACGCGATGGAGAACCAGGCCCTTTCCATTCTCAAGCCGCAGGCGGAGCGGATAGAAAATTATCCCGAAATCGAGGCGAAGATCCGAGATCATATCGCCGAGACAGAAGGTCAGATCGGACGTCTTGAGCGGGTGCTCGATACGCTCGGCGAAGACAAGTCGACCCTCAAGGATTTGGCTCTATCGCTGGCCGGTACGATGGCAAGTGTCGGCCACACCGTGGCACCCGATGAAATCCTCAAGAATTCCATGGCCAATTTCGCCTTTGAGAACTTCGAGATCGCCGCATACAAATCATTGATCACGCTGGCTGAAGCGAGCGGCAACGGAGCCGCCATGTCGGAATTGGAAGCCATTCTCCATGAAGAAATGGCCATGGCCGAATGGCTCTACGACAATATTGAAATGGTGACCCTGAAGTTTGCGTCCCTCAAGGAGGCGGGCGAGACAGCCAAGAAATAG
- a CDS encoding IS1182 family transposase gives MLKKPSPEQTALEMVTLDGLVPKDHLLRKIDAVIDFSFIHDRVAGLYCADNGRPALDPTLMFKALFIGYLFGVRSERQLVREIEVNVAYRWFLRMKLTDRVFDASTLSQNRRRRFNDTDVAQDIFDHIVEQAIRHGLVDGSVLYTDSTHLKANANKGKYDLQMIEKSRSDYWADLDRAIEAERALHGQKPLKDKEREPQVKETKVSRTDPDAGYMVREGKPKGFFYLDHRTVDGRHAIITDTHVTPANVHDSIVYLDRLDRQRQRFDFDVQAVGLDAGYATSGIANGLEARGILGVTGYRNPTPPRPGMMRKSKFAYDSAQDGYVCPQGQLLAYATTDRNGYRHYRSDPKICCDCPLLASCTSNAAATRTITRHVWADARERTDRHRLTPWGKAIYKRRKETVERSFADAKQLHGHRYARFRSLTRVAYQCLLAAAAQNIKKIALALTKAPKPSLA, from the coding sequence ATGTTGAAGAAACCCAGCCCTGAACAGACTGCCCTCGAGATGGTGACGCTCGATGGTCTGGTGCCGAAGGATCATTTGCTGCGCAAGATCGACGCGGTGATCGACTTTTCGTTTATTCATGATCGCGTCGCGGGGCTCTATTGCGCCGACAATGGCCGGCCCGCGCTTGATCCGACCTTGATGTTCAAGGCGCTCTTCATCGGCTACCTGTTTGGCGTGCGCTCCGAGCGCCAGCTGGTGCGCGAGATCGAGGTCAATGTCGCCTATCGCTGGTTCTTGCGCATGAAGCTGACGGATCGGGTGTTTGACGCCTCGACCCTGTCGCAGAACCGGCGCCGACGCTTCAACGACACGGATGTGGCGCAGGACATCTTTGATCACATCGTCGAGCAGGCGATCCGCCACGGACTGGTGGATGGTTCGGTGCTTTATACGGATTCGACCCATCTGAAGGCCAATGCCAACAAGGGCAAATATGATCTGCAGATGATCGAAAAGTCGCGCTCGGACTATTGGGCCGATCTCGACCGGGCGATCGAGGCAGAGCGGGCGCTGCATGGCCAAAAGCCCTTGAAGGACAAGGAGCGTGAACCGCAGGTCAAGGAAACCAAGGTCTCGCGCACCGACCCGGACGCCGGCTACATGGTGCGCGAGGGCAAGCCGAAGGGGTTCTTCTATCTCGATCATCGTACCGTCGATGGTCGCCATGCGATCATCACCGACACGCATGTGACGCCCGCCAATGTGCATGACTCGATCGTCTATCTCGACCGGCTGGATCGGCAGCGCCAGCGTTTCGACTTCGACGTTCAGGCCGTCGGGCTTGATGCCGGCTATGCCACGTCGGGCATCGCCAACGGGCTGGAGGCGCGCGGAATTCTGGGTGTCACCGGTTATCGCAACCCCACACCGCCGCGCCCTGGCATGATGCGCAAATCAAAGTTTGCCTATGACAGCGCGCAAGACGGCTATGTCTGCCCGCAGGGCCAGTTGCTTGCCTATGCCACCACAGATCGCAACGGCTATCGCCACTATCGTTCGGATCCAAAGATCTGCTGCGATTGCCCATTGCTTGCTTCCTGCACCTCCAACGCTGCCGCAACCCGTACGATCACCCGCCATGTCTGGGCCGACGCACGCGAGCGCACCGATCGGCATCGGCTGACGCCTTGGGGCAAGGCGATCTACAAGCGCCGCAAGGAGACGGTCGAGCGCTCCTTTGCCGACGCCAAACAGCTTCACGGACACCGCTATGCAAGGTTCCGAAGTCTGACACGCGTCGCCTACCAGTGCCTCCTGGCCGCCGCCGCCCAAAACATCAAGAAAATCGCCCTCGCGCTAACCAAAGCCCCCAAACCAAGCCTCGCATGA
- a CDS encoding transposase: MSAHVPSDRSFQLLEVVPSRMESTPAVARRNWPDDTKARIVEEALAPDVNVSAVARRHGISPSQLFGWRRKAMAKGQVKRRDAPDEDAEPASGVVEIGIGGATVRVGSAVSEDHLRRVLRAVRSA, from the coding sequence ATGTCTGCGCATGTGCCCAGTGATAGAAGCTTCCAGTTGCTGGAGGTGGTGCCGAGCCGAATGGAGAGCACTCCGGCAGTAGCGCGGCGCAACTGGCCGGATGATACCAAAGCCAGGATCGTGGAAGAGGCCCTTGCGCCAGACGTGAACGTTTCGGCAGTGGCGCGGCGCCACGGGATCTCTCCCTCGCAGTTGTTCGGCTGGCGTCGCAAGGCCATGGCCAAGGGTCAGGTCAAGCGGCGCGATGCGCCTGACGAAGACGCGGAACCCGCAAGCGGCGTCGTTGAGATTGGCATCGGTGGTGCCACGGTCCGTGTGGGGTCTGCGGTCAGCGAGGATCATCTTCGTCGTGTCCTTCGCGCCGTGCGGTCGGCATGA
- the tnpB gene encoding IS66 family insertion sequence element accessory protein TnpB (TnpB, as the term is used for proteins encoded by IS66 family insertion elements, is considered an accessory protein, since TnpC, encoded by a neighboring gene, is a DDE family transposase.), producing MIPSGVKVYLASQPVDFRKGPDGLVGLVRDAGADPFNGSLYVFRAKRADRIKIVWWDGTGLCLYAKRLEKAAFCWPRIGNSRVQLSHAQLLSLVEGMDWKRVRSAPVGRPQSAG from the coding sequence ATGATCCCCTCGGGCGTGAAGGTGTACCTGGCCAGCCAACCCGTGGACTTCAGGAAAGGGCCTGACGGGCTTGTCGGTCTGGTGCGCGATGCCGGAGCCGATCCGTTCAACGGCTCGCTTTACGTGTTCCGCGCCAAGCGGGCAGACCGGATCAAGATCGTCTGGTGGGACGGGACTGGCCTTTGCCTTTACGCCAAGCGGCTGGAAAAGGCGGCGTTCTGCTGGCCGAGGATCGGCAACAGCCGGGTCCAGTTGAGCCATGCTCAACTGCTGTCGCTGGTGGAGGGCATGGATTGGAAACGGGTGCGCTCGGCGCCGGTGGGCCGCCCGCAATCGGCTGGATAA
- a CDS encoding IS66 family transposase, with protein sequence MVPADPQQLPDDVDALKAMIAAAHAEIAELKIINATADERIARLTSIVAMLQRAQYGTRSERLRHDPLDDEQMAFVFDEIETGIEEVKAGLEARDRSGAAPRPPRPRKGFAPHLERIEQIIEPEVPADCVGLEAVSIGEDVSERLDVTPATFRVIVTRRPKYAYRLADGEDRIVQAPAPDHLIAGGIPTEARLAQVAVSKYADGLPLYRQEEIYARDGVELDRSLMAQWMGRLGFGLEPLAQYVLHTVKQGERVFADETRLPTLAPGSGKVKTAWLWAYARDDRPFGGSGPPMVAYRFEDSRSGDCVARHLDGYRGILQVNGYAAYNRLGKDRGANDAMTLAGCWAHARRKFFDLHASDSSPFASAVVKAMAPLWVIEEDIRGHGAELRARIRAERSRPIVTELFAMLDRELPRLSGKSKLAEIIRYTLSRRTSFEGFLADGHIEIDSNIVERAIRPQTITRKNALFAGSDGGGRAWATIATLLTTAKMNGVDPHAWLTLTLERIAGGWPNTQIAELMPWNFSQ encoded by the coding sequence ATGGTTCCGGCCGATCCGCAGCAGCTTCCCGATGACGTTGACGCCCTCAAGGCGATGATCGCTGCTGCCCATGCCGAGATCGCCGAACTCAAGATTATCAACGCCACTGCTGACGAGCGCATCGCCCGTCTGACCTCCATCGTCGCCATGCTGCAGCGTGCCCAATATGGCACGCGCTCGGAGCGGTTGCGGCACGATCCGCTCGATGACGAGCAGATGGCCTTCGTGTTCGACGAGATCGAAACCGGCATAGAGGAGGTCAAGGCTGGGCTGGAGGCACGTGACAGGAGTGGCGCCGCTCCGCGTCCGCCGCGGCCTCGAAAGGGCTTTGCCCCGCACCTGGAACGCATCGAGCAGATTATCGAGCCAGAGGTGCCGGCCGATTGCGTTGGTCTGGAAGCTGTTAGCATTGGCGAGGACGTCTCCGAGCGCCTCGATGTGACGCCGGCCACGTTCCGCGTCATCGTCACCCGCCGACCAAAGTACGCCTATCGCCTGGCCGATGGTGAGGATCGTATCGTGCAGGCGCCGGCGCCCGATCACCTGATTGCCGGCGGCATCCCCACCGAGGCGCGGCTGGCCCAGGTGGCGGTCAGCAAATATGCCGATGGCTTGCCGCTCTACCGGCAGGAAGAGATCTACGCCCGGGATGGTGTGGAGCTGGATCGCTCGCTGATGGCTCAGTGGATGGGCCGGCTTGGCTTTGGGCTCGAGCCGCTGGCCCAATACGTCCTGCACACCGTCAAACAGGGCGAAAGGGTCTTTGCCGACGAGACCCGGTTACCGACCCTGGCGCCGGGGTCAGGAAAGGTGAAAACCGCCTGGCTCTGGGCCTATGCCCGGGATGATCGACCGTTCGGTGGATCAGGACCACCAATGGTGGCCTATCGGTTCGAGGACTCTCGGTCCGGCGATTGCGTCGCCCGGCATCTGGATGGTTATCGCGGGATCCTGCAGGTCAACGGCTATGCGGCGTACAATCGGTTGGGCAAGGACCGTGGCGCCAATGATGCCATGACCCTGGCCGGGTGTTGGGCTCACGCGCGGCGCAAGTTCTTCGACCTGCACGCCAGCGACAGCTCGCCCTTTGCCAGTGCCGTGGTCAAGGCCATGGCGCCGCTCTGGGTCATCGAAGAGGATATCCGCGGCCATGGAGCCGAACTGCGCGCCCGCATCCGTGCGGAACGCTCCAGGCCCATTGTCACCGAGCTGTTCGCAATGCTGGATCGGGAACTGCCGCGCCTGTCAGGAAAATCCAAACTGGCTGAGATCATCCGCTACACCCTGAGCCGCCGGACGTCCTTCGAGGGCTTCCTTGCCGATGGTCATATCGAGATCGACTCCAACATCGTCGAACGCGCAATCAGACCCCAGACCATCACCCGCAAGAATGCGCTCTTCGCCGGATCCGATGGTGGCGGCAGAGCCTGGGCCACGATCGCCACGCTGCTCACCACGGCGAAAATGAACGGCGTCGACCCCCATGCCTGGCTGACGCTGACCCTCGAGCGCATCGCCGGCGGTTGGCCAAACACCCAGATCGCCGAACTCATGCCCTGGAACTTCAGCCAGTAA
- a CDS encoding FAD-dependent oxidoreductase — MTEIIVLGAGMVGVSTALALQAHGHQVTLVDRRRPGEETSYGNAGMIQAEAAEPYALPLDIPTLFQIATGRTNDVAWSLRGARYWVGPALRYAYHSLPWNYRDKTVGPWSTMIASATTDHAALIEAAGAQDLVSQQGFRKAYRTPRVFSAAVASAEQFQNRYGIASTIMDNAELRRAEPGLQRDMAGAVHWTTAWACTDPGGLVKRYASLFERKGGRFVIGDAMSLLRVDKGWRVDTSEGPCAAESVVICLGPWSPALTARFGHKVPMVYKRGYHRHFAANNGPTIPLMDVETGTFLSPMRQGLRVLTGAELNALDADPTLRQMDRSTIAANELFTLGKPIEEHPWMGTRPCLPQMLPLTGCSDLHQGLWFNFGHGHQGFTLGPTSGRLLAEMMAGRSSGGPSAGN; from the coding sequence ATGACCGAAATAATCGTTCTCGGCGCAGGCATGGTCGGCGTCTCTACAGCGCTGGCTTTGCAGGCGCACGGCCATCAGGTGACACTTGTTGACAGGCGCCGGCCAGGCGAGGAAACCAGCTATGGTAATGCCGGCATGATCCAGGCGGAAGCGGCAGAACCCTATGCCCTTCCCCTGGACATTCCAACGCTGTTCCAGATCGCGACCGGGCGGACCAACGACGTGGCCTGGAGCCTGAGAGGCGCCCGATACTGGGTCGGTCCAGCTCTTCGCTACGCCTATCACTCCCTGCCGTGGAACTATCGCGACAAGACTGTCGGTCCATGGTCGACAATGATCGCATCAGCAACCACGGATCATGCGGCGCTGATCGAGGCCGCCGGGGCGCAAGACCTGGTCTCTCAGCAAGGTTTCCGGAAAGCATATCGAACGCCACGGGTATTCAGCGCCGCAGTCGCATCGGCCGAGCAATTCCAAAATCGGTATGGAATTGCCTCGACCATCATGGACAATGCCGAACTGCGCCGAGCCGAGCCCGGACTGCAGCGTGACATGGCAGGAGCTGTCCACTGGACCACAGCCTGGGCCTGCACGGATCCCGGCGGCTTGGTGAAGCGCTATGCCAGTCTATTTGAACGCAAGGGCGGTCGTTTCGTCATCGGCGATGCGATGAGCCTTCTTCGTGTCGACAAGGGCTGGCGGGTTGATACATCGGAAGGCCCATGTGCCGCCGAGAGTGTAGTGATTTGTCTGGGCCCATGGTCGCCGGCTTTGACTGCACGTTTCGGTCACAAGGTTCCGATGGTCTATAAGCGCGGCTATCACCGTCATTTTGCTGCGAATAACGGGCCGACCATACCCTTGATGGATGTGGAAACCGGCACGTTTCTGTCGCCCATGCGTCAGGGTCTTCGCGTTCTGACGGGCGCCGAGCTCAATGCGCTCGACGCTGACCCAACTCTGCGACAGATGGACCGCTCCACCATTGCTGCAAACGAGCTCTTCACGCTCGGCAAGCCAATCGAAGAGCATCCATGGATGGGTACCCGCCCCTGCCTGCCTCAAATGCTCCCGCTGACGGGATGTTCCGATCTACATCAGGGACTATGGTTCAATTTCGGTCATGGTCATCAGGGATTTACCCTGGGTCCTACATCCGGCCGCCTTCTGGCAGAGATGATGGCCGGGCGCTCGAGCGGCGGCCCATCCGCGGGCAACTGA
- a CDS encoding M81 family metallopeptidase produces the protein MRVFSAVLATETNTFSPIPTGLYSFVEDGDYYPAGQHPDHMTLYGGQLWAARERGKREGWTLFEGLTASAQPGGRTTKAAYETLRDQILHDLKAVLPVDMVLLALHGAMVAEGYDDCEGDILTHVRQIVGPDVVVGAEIDPHCHLTDTMVEQASLILTYKEYPHTDIYESGVVLVDLCARIRRGEINPVAALTDTNMVSLIRTTTEPGLSLIQRIRALEKQDGIVSISIAQGFPWADVPDMGTRILVYADTDSTRAKALSQELADDVYTMRDELSPPMLSVDAALDQALASAVRPVVIADTSDNAGGGASSDSTYFLERMIARDVKNAAIGPLWDPIAVKMAFLAGAGAKLPMRVGGKIGPLSGKPVDADWEVTALKRNHQMTGLGGVPSNMGDCALVTTGGISVLLASERTQAIDPDLFTGMGCDLAATAIVVVKSTQHFRAGYERVAADIIYAGPPGSSSPDLSSLPYTKIKRPKWPIA, from the coding sequence ATGCGAGTTTTCAGCGCCGTCCTGGCGACCGAGACGAACACATTTTCTCCCATCCCCACCGGCCTCTACTCCTTCGTTGAAGACGGCGACTATTATCCGGCTGGTCAGCATCCGGACCACATGACGCTTTATGGCGGTCAGCTTTGGGCTGCCCGAGAGCGCGGTAAACGAGAAGGCTGGACACTTTTCGAGGGATTGACTGCCTCGGCACAACCGGGCGGCCGCACCACAAAGGCCGCCTATGAAACGCTTCGAGATCAAATTCTCCACGATCTCAAAGCAGTACTGCCGGTGGATATGGTCCTTCTTGCACTGCATGGTGCCATGGTTGCCGAAGGCTACGATGATTGCGAAGGCGATATATTGACCCACGTCCGCCAGATTGTCGGACCAGATGTCGTTGTGGGCGCCGAGATTGATCCACACTGCCACCTGACCGACACCATGGTCGAGCAGGCCAGCCTGATCCTGACCTATAAGGAGTACCCGCATACCGACATCTATGAGTCGGGCGTCGTACTGGTCGATCTTTGCGCGCGAATTCGGCGCGGCGAAATCAACCCTGTAGCGGCGCTGACCGACACAAACATGGTCAGCCTAATTCGCACGACCACCGAACCAGGGCTCTCTCTTATCCAGCGCATACGCGCCCTGGAGAAGCAGGATGGGATCGTTTCGATCTCGATTGCACAGGGCTTTCCTTGGGCTGACGTGCCGGACATGGGTACGCGTATCCTGGTATATGCGGACACCGACAGCACTCGAGCAAAGGCGTTGTCGCAGGAGCTTGCAGACGACGTGTATACCATGAGAGACGAGCTCTCTCCGCCTATGCTCAGCGTGGACGCAGCGCTGGACCAAGCACTCGCATCGGCTGTTCGCCCGGTCGTCATTGCCGACACATCGGACAATGCCGGGGGCGGTGCTTCCAGCGATTCCACCTATTTCCTCGAGCGAATGATCGCCCGCGATGTCAAAAACGCGGCTATCGGCCCACTGTGGGATCCCATTGCAGTCAAAATGGCCTTCCTTGCAGGGGCTGGCGCTAAACTGCCGATGCGGGTCGGTGGCAAGATTGGCCCGCTATCCGGCAAGCCCGTCGACGCAGACTGGGAGGTGACGGCGCTCAAGCGGAACCACCAGATGACGGGGCTGGGCGGCGTGCCTTCCAACATGGGCGATTGCGCGCTGGTCACAACTGGAGGCATCTCAGTCCTCCTGGCCAGCGAACGCACGCAGGCCATAGATCCTGACCTTTTCACAGGTATGGGGTGTGACCTGGCAGCAACTGCGATTGTCGTCGTCAAGTCGACACAGCATTTCCGTGCCGGGTACGAACGCGTGGCGGCCGACATAATTTATGCAGGCCCACCGGGCTCCTCAAGCCCTGACCTGTCCAGCCTACCCTATACCAAGATCAAGCGGCCCAAGTGGCCCATCGCGTAG
- a CDS encoding CobW family GTP-binding protein, with amino-acid sequence MSVPVTVVTGFLGAGKTTFINRLLDQANGRRIAAIVNDFGAINIDAGLIATRTEDVIGLENGCICCSLQGDLLRTIKNLLSRPETFDQILIEASGVADPAGIVQALMDPVLWKAVSLNGVIAVVDVADCSDTPARLQDQLWRAQVANADYLAFSKADGIDLKALTATLKTFGKSLIVDLSRDAFPAEVLIGGGPEREYDTGRGLVTSDRFVTVEGQWPSTVPMAKFQGAIQRLSPQLVRAKGIINFTEQPGKSFVFQLVGKRATLEPLDKHDAISRLVLIGERSHLDAELAQRELATLFMS; translated from the coding sequence ATGAGCGTCCCCGTCACGGTCGTGACCGGCTTCCTCGGGGCTGGCAAGACCACTTTCATCAATAGGCTGCTCGATCAGGCGAATGGCCGTCGCATTGCGGCGATCGTGAACGACTTCGGCGCAATCAATATCGACGCCGGGCTGATCGCGACGCGCACCGAAGATGTGATTGGGCTTGAGAACGGGTGCATCTGCTGCTCGCTACAGGGCGACCTTCTGCGCACCATCAAGAACCTGCTGTCCCGTCCCGAAACGTTTGACCAGATCCTGATCGAGGCCAGCGGCGTTGCTGACCCCGCGGGCATCGTTCAAGCACTGATGGACCCCGTATTGTGGAAGGCCGTTAGTCTCAACGGTGTGATAGCCGTTGTCGACGTCGCAGACTGCTCCGACACCCCAGCGCGCCTGCAAGATCAATTGTGGCGGGCCCAGGTGGCGAACGCGGACTATCTCGCTTTCAGCAAGGCTGACGGGATTGACTTAAAGGCACTGACGGCGACGCTGAAAACGTTCGGAAAGTCGCTGATCGTTGATCTGTCACGCGACGCCTTTCCGGCTGAGGTCCTCATCGGTGGGGGCCCCGAGCGGGAATACGACACAGGGCGCGGCCTGGTTACCAGCGATCGATTTGTTACTGTTGAAGGCCAATGGCCTTCGACTGTCCCGATGGCAAAGTTTCAGGGCGCTATACAGCGATTGTCACCCCAGTTGGTCCGCGCCAAGGGGATCATCAATTTCACCGAGCAGCCGGGCAAGAGTTTTGTGTTCCAGCTTGTCGGCAAACGCGCAACGCTTGAGCCGCTGGATAAACACGACGCCATCAGCCGACTCGTACTGATCGGAGAGCGCTCTCACCTCGACGCCGAATTGGCGCAGCGGGAACTCGCTACCCTTTTTATGTCCTGA